From a region of the Zingiber officinale cultivar Zhangliang chromosome 4B, Zo_v1.1, whole genome shotgun sequence genome:
- the LOC121978658 gene encoding uncharacterized protein LOC121978658 — MDDLPPPEPPSNGGAAAAPPVEAPAAPMPGTKRQRRPSVRLGEIGDQPAAIPADPHLRRPKHWKLSAHRDHTKHRVYHHPAAHKQPSKTRHLAAMAPGEEDGTDALPPPPPSNLTDDGAILSIDENLDPLSAGMRRVSGDPKPWRGARRVRSSWVSKEEEGLESADFKAGGGEDAADDGLPEGAGSPSEREDRRTAGLRVRVSEIRDGGPDAAGDGPSDTDGGDWYERDGHWRSGEDGGVRSWLDGLGLGRYAPVFEIHEVDDEVLPLLTLDDLKDMGVNAVGSRRKMFCSIQRLRKNMDS, encoded by the coding sequence ATGGATGACCTCCCACCGCCGGAGCCGCCTTCCAATGGCGGCGCCGCTGCCGCACCACCAGTCGAGGCTCCGGCCGCCCCTATGCCAGGAACCAAGCGGCAGCGTCGCCCAAGTGTGCGCCTCGGGGAGATCGGCGACCAGCCCGCTGCTATCCCCGCCGACCCCCATCTCCGCCGCCCCAAGCACTGGAAGCTCTCTGCGCACCGAGATCACACCAAGCACCGCGTTTACCACCATCCTGCCGCCCACAAGCAGCCTTCCAAGACCCGCCACCTCGCAGCCATGGCCCCGGGTGAGGAAGACGGCACGGACGCGCTTCCTCCTCCGCCGCCGTCGAATCTTACTGACGATGGTGCCATCCTCTCTATCGACGAGAACCTTGATCCTCTCAGTGCTGGCATGAGGAGGGTCAGTGGCGATCCGAAACCGTGGCGCGGCGCGAGGCGGGTTCGATCCAGCTGGGTCTCGAAGGAAGAGGAGGGACTGGAAAGCGCCGACTTCAAAGCTGGCGGCGGAGAGGATGCTGCGGATGACGGATTACCAGAAGGGGCTGGGAGCCCATCGGAGAGGGAAGACAGGAGGACGGCTgggcttagggttagggtttctgaGATTAGGGACGGCGGACCTGATGCAGCAGGGGATGGTCCCTCAGATACGGATGGTGGAGATTGGTATGAGCGGGACGGGCATTGGCGATCTGGAGAGGACGGCGGGGTACGGTCCTGGCTCGACGGATTGGGGCTCGGCAGGTATGCCCCTGTTTTTGAGATACATGAAGTTGATGATGAGGTGCTGCCACTGCTCACTCTGGACGATCTGAAAGACATGGGGGTCAATGCTGTAGGCTCTAGGAGGAAGATGTTCTGTAGCATCCAGAGGTTAAGGAAGAACATGGATTCCTAA
- the LOC121976558 gene encoding pyruvate dehydrogenase E1 component subunit beta-1, mitochondrial-like has translation MLGIARRKVGLGLFRAPILQEGLNRVLPAGSVLPKKYSTSAKEITVREALNSALDEEMSADPKVFLMGEEVGEYQGAYKISKGLLEKYGPERVLDTPITEAGFAGIGVGAAYYGLRPIVEFMTFNFSMQAIDHIINSAAKSNYMSAGQISVPIVFRGPNGAAAGVGAQHSQCFGAWYAHVPGLKVLTPYSSEDARGLLKAAIRDPDPVVFLENELLYGESFPVSAEALDSSFCLPIGKAKIEREGKDVTITAFSKMVGYALQAADVLSTEGISAEVINLRSIRPLDRATINASVRKTNRLITVEEGFPQHGVGAEICMSVVEESFEYLDAPVERIAGADVPMPYAANLERMAVPQVDDIVRAAKRACYRAVPLAAAA, from the exons ATGTTGGGGATCGCGAGACGGAAGGTCGGACTGGGACTGTTCCGTGCTCCT ATTCTACAGGAGGGGTTGAATAGGGTATTGCCTGCAGGATCAGTTTTGCCCAAGAAGTATTCGACAAGTGCAAAAGAG ATTACAGTGCGTGAAGCACTTAACTCTGCGCTTGATGAGGAGATGTCAGCAGATCCCAAAGTTTTCTTGATGGGTGAAGAG GTTGGAGAATACCAAGGTGCCTATAAG ATATCAAAGGGTCTTCTAGAAAAGTATGGTCCTGAAAGAGTTCTCGATACTCCCAtcactgag GCTGGATTTGCGGGGATTGGTGTTGGTGCAGCTTATTATGGTCTCCGGCCTATTGTGGAGTTTATGACATTTAACTTCTCTATGCAG GCAATTGATCATATCATTAATTCTGCTGCAAAATCGAACTACATGTCAGCTGGTCAGATATCTGTCCCTATTGTATTTAGAGGACCAAATGGTGCTGCAGCTGGAGTTGGTGCACAACATTCACAG TGTTTTGGAGCATGGTATGCTCATGTTCCTGGCTTGAAAGTTTTAACTCCATATTCATCTGAAGATGCTCGAGGTTTGCTAAAGGCTGCTATTAGGGATCCTGATCCAGTTGTTTTTCTGGAAAATGAACTTTT ATACGGAGAGTCTTTCCCTGTTTCAGCTGAAGCACTTGATTCTAGTTTCTGTCTTCCCATAGGGAAGGCTAAG ATTGAACGAGAAGGAAAGGATGTAACAATCACAGCATTCTCAAAGATGGTTGGATATGCTCTGCAG GCTGCTGATGTACTTTCCACGGAAGGAATAAGTGCCGAG GTTATAAATCTGCGTTCAATTAGGCCACTAGACAGAGCCACCATCAATGCCTCTGTCAGGAAAACTAACAGACTCATTACCGTTGAAGAAGGTTTCCCTCAACATGGTGTAGGAGCTGAAATATG CATGTCAGTGGTGGAAGAAAGCTTCGAGTATCTTGATGCACCAGTTGAAAGGATTGCTGGAGCCGATGTCCCGATGCCTTACGCTGCCAATCTTGAGAGAATGGCTGTTCCTCAG GTAGATGACATTGTCCGTGCTGCGAAGCGGGCATGCTATCGAGCAGTGCCTCTTGCTGCTGCAGCTTAG
- the LOC121976556 gene encoding cytochrome b-c1 complex subunit Rieske-4, mitochondrial-like codes for MLRLAGRGLSGLSWRPTSAASAFFSRNRAQGVVDSPISDDSVSRFTFQTPLVGAVRGYASETLVPRHQDLGLADLPATVAAVKNPTSKITYDEHNHERYPPGDPSKRAFAYFVLTGGRFVYASLLRLLILKLVLSMSPSKDVLALASLEVDLSNIALGSTVTVKWRGKPVFIRRRTEQDIKLANTVDISSLRDPQVDADRVKNPEWLVVVGVCTHLGCIPLPNAGDFGGWFCPCHGSHYDISGRIRRGPAPFNLEVPQYSFLDENKLLIG; via the exons ATGCTGAGGCTCGCCGGAAGAGGACTATCTGGGCTCTCATGGCGGCCGACGTCCGCCGCCTCTGCCTTCTTCTCGAGGAATCGTGCACAAGGAGTGGTGGACTCGCCCATCTCCGACGATTCCGTGTCTCGGTTCACCTTTCAAACACCTCTCGTTGGGGCTGTAAGAG GGTATGCTTCTGAGACCCTAGTGCCTAGGCATCAGGATTTGGGTTTAGCTGATCTTCCTGCTACTGTAGCCGCTGTGAAGAATCCAACCTCAAAGATTACTTATGATGAACATAACCACGAGCGTTATCCCCCAGGAGATCCAAGCAAGCGGGCTTTTGCATACTTTGTTTTGACTGGCGGTAGATTTGTGTATGCATCGTTGCTTCGTCTCCTGATTCTCAAGCTTGTGTTGAGCATGTCACCTAGCAAAGATGTCCTGGCTCTAGCTTCCTTGGAAGTAGATCTCTCCAACATTGCATTAGGTTCCACAGTGACCGTGAAGTGGCGAGGAAAGCCTGTTTTCATAAGACGTCGAACAGAGCAAGATATCAAGTTGGCCAACACCGTCGATATTTCATCACTTCGTGATCCGCAGGTGGATGCAGATAGGGTGAAGAACCCTGAGTGGCTAGTTGTTGTCGGTGTCTGTACCCACTTAGGATGCATTCCATTGCCCAACGCCGGAGACTTTGGCGGGTGGTTCTGCCCTTGTCATGGTTCCCATTACGATATTTCAGGGAGGATTCGGAGGGGCCCAGCTCCATTCAACCTTGAGGTTCCCCAGTATTCCTTCTTGGATGAGAACAAGCTGCTCATCGGTTGA